A DNA window from Comamonas sp. 26 contains the following coding sequences:
- a CDS encoding GGDEF domain-containing protein — MVATVILGMLCVHLLCFCVMFMLISRRLHGKKMGMEVFALGNLLLGCAYIMQLLGGQPGWSLISALNHTLTLCAPVTYLLGALHFFNRPVPVLRSLLAVAVIYTSAQALVQWTLGQEARQALLAASCALLFLGMASALISGIRSFAKDTPVETVVLALLIAGIGVLNAVKFAFILQGGLEALNMNSRFQTLFYLYMSFLGTVIPPAAVWLVLRRLTDELSAMAAHDPLTQLLNRRGLLNGLEQHFASRNAAPAHILIVDIDHFKRINDSYGHKFGDMVLCHVAEAIQKSTRKSDLKCRLGGEEFLIVCLGLETAEAMRLAERIRAAIAQIEIPGVSMHGPIRCTATLGVSAPFMGVQSFDHQLALADAALYRGKKSGRNCVQWAGPEEASVEKPGDQAATTLTV, encoded by the coding sequence ATGGTTGCTACCGTCATTCTTGGCATGCTCTGCGTGCATCTGCTGTGTTTTTGCGTCATGTTCATGCTGATCAGCCGTCGGCTGCATGGCAAAAAAATGGGCATGGAAGTCTTTGCGCTTGGCAATCTTCTGCTGGGCTGCGCCTACATCATGCAGTTGCTGGGCGGCCAGCCGGGGTGGAGCCTGATCAGTGCGCTTAATCACACGCTGACGCTGTGCGCGCCCGTCACCTACCTGCTGGGGGCACTGCATTTTTTCAATCGCCCGGTGCCGGTGCTGCGGTCACTGCTGGCGGTGGCGGTGATCTATACCAGTGCTCAGGCGCTGGTGCAATGGACGCTGGGCCAGGAAGCGCGCCAGGCCCTGCTGGCTGCATCTTGTGCCTTGCTGTTTCTGGGCATGGCCAGTGCGTTGATCAGCGGCATACGCAGCTTTGCCAAAGACACGCCGGTAGAGACGGTCGTGCTGGCCCTGTTGATTGCGGGTATTGGCGTGCTGAACGCCGTGAAGTTCGCATTCATCTTGCAGGGCGGCCTGGAGGCGTTGAACATGAACAGCCGCTTTCAGACGCTGTTTTACCTCTATATGTCTTTTCTGGGGACTGTCATTCCGCCAGCCGCCGTCTGGCTGGTTCTACGCCGTCTGACGGATGAACTCAGCGCCATGGCCGCGCATGATCCGCTGACACAGCTGCTCAATCGCCGTGGTCTGCTCAATGGGCTGGAGCAGCACTTTGCCTCCAGAAATGCTGCACCGGCCCATATCTTGATCGTGGACATTGACCATTTCAAGCGCATCAACGACAGCTATGGCCACAAGTTTGGCGACATGGTGCTGTGTCATGTGGCCGAGGCGATTCAGAAAAGCACCCGCAAGAGCGATCTGAAATGCAGGCTGGGCGGTGAGGAGTTCTTGATTGTCTGCCTGGGGCTGGAGACGGCAGAAGCCATGAGACTGGCCGAGCGCATACGTGCTGCGATTGCGCAGATCGAAATCCCGGGCGTCAGCATGCATGGCCCCATTCGCTGTACCGCCACCCTGGGCGTTTCAGCGCCGTTTATGGGCGTGCAGTCATTTGATCATCAGCTGGCGCTGGCCGATGCCGCTCTGTATCGGGGTAAGAAATCCGGGCGCAACTGCGTGCAATGGGCTGGCCCGGAAGAGGCTTCTGTCGAGAAGCCAGGCGATCAGGCGGCCACGACCTTGACGGTGTAA
- a CDS encoding YbdK family carboxylate-amine ligase, whose amino-acid sequence MTAETQSQSPKEKLGEFALSQALSLGVELELQLLSTHHYDMAPYAPDMLALLKNAKVPGSIVPEVTASMIEISTGICQDAQDAYEQLSVTRDALVKAADRLNITLAGGGTHPFQQWHQQRIYDKPRFKEMTALYGYLTKQFTIFGQHVHVGCPSADDALMMLHRLSRYIPHFIALSASSPFVQGQDTAFDSARLNSVFAFPLSGRAPFALHWEDFERYFDKMAATGVIHSMKDFYWDIRPKPEFGTVEVRVFDTPLSIDRAAQLAAYVQALGAWFLSEQPFEPSEDDYLVYTYNRFQACRFGLDGTYVDPVSSEQHSLREHIALTLQKISSYAPANGRNALQDLKQVLGPQGNDACWLRERYAKVQQLPEVVRQASLRFSGRG is encoded by the coding sequence ATGACAGCTGAAACACAATCTCAGAGCCCTAAGGAGAAGCTGGGCGAGTTCGCCCTGTCGCAAGCCCTGTCGCTGGGCGTAGAGCTTGAGCTGCAACTGCTCAGCACCCATCACTACGACATGGCGCCTTATGCGCCCGACATGCTGGCGCTGCTGAAAAATGCCAAGGTTCCCGGCTCCATCGTGCCCGAGGTGACGGCCAGCATGATCGAAATATCCACCGGCATCTGCCAGGATGCGCAGGATGCCTATGAGCAGCTCAGCGTGACGCGCGATGCACTGGTCAAGGCCGCAGATCGCCTCAACATCACACTGGCCGGTGGCGGCACCCACCCGTTTCAGCAATGGCACCAGCAGCGTATTTATGACAAGCCGCGCTTCAAGGAGATGACGGCGCTGTATGGTTACCTGACCAAGCAATTCACCATCTTCGGTCAGCATGTGCATGTGGGCTGCCCCAGCGCGGACGATGCGCTGATGATGCTGCACCGCCTGTCGCGCTACATTCCGCATTTCATTGCGCTGTCTGCCTCCAGCCCGTTTGTCCAGGGGCAGGACACGGCGTTTGATTCAGCCCGGCTCAACTCCGTTTTCGCGTTCCCGCTTTCGGGCCGCGCACCGTTTGCGCTGCACTGGGAAGACTTTGAGCGCTACTTTGACAAAATGGCGGCCACGGGCGTCATTCACAGCATGAAGGACTTTTACTGGGATATCAGGCCCAAGCCCGAGTTTGGGACGGTGGAGGTGCGTGTGTTCGATACGCCGCTGTCGATTGACCGCGCGGCCCAGCTGGCGGCCTATGTCCAGGCGCTGGGGGCCTGGTTTCTGAGCGAGCAGCCGTTTGAGCCCAGCGAAGATGACTATCTGGTCTACACCTATAACCGTTTTCAGGCTTGCCGCTTTGGGCTGGACGGGACCTATGTGGACCCGGTGAGCAGCGAGCAGCATTCACTGCGTGAGCATATCGCGCTGACGCTGCAGAAAATCAGCAGCTACGCCCCGGCCAATGGTCGCAATGCGCTACAAGATTTGAAGCAGGTGCTGGGGCCGCAGGGCAACGATGCCTGCTGGCTGCGCGAGCGTTATGCCAAAGTGCAGCAACTGCCTGAGGTGGTGCGGCAAGCCTCGCTCAGGTTCAGCGGACGGGGGTGA
- a CDS encoding cation:proton antiporter gives MLSASQTILNWCVLVIAAALLGHLVHRFTGYPRMLGYTLVGLVGGWLGFGDLLWPLQGSTLLLLEVAVGVSLLLAASQLSLPWLLRQPWLILQSLGESLLTLALVGGVLRVLGWDWSVALAVGVVSMAASPAVLLRIADDLRASGAVTDRSLLLATISTLLALLGALVLTVVFLPVAAAAGGGLQFSSAGLGRLLLSVLFTLLWAALLTAAFWPVLRWQSSRSDTTALYLLAAMVAVCLLAQQWGGSAALAFMVAGLLLRNLSPRPLVWPQAFQAGNAMLNLLMFVLVASMAAQVGLSLALISVVASAVLARLVAKFSAILLLGNGTAIGWRRQWPVACGQIALSGVALLMVSALVQQWSVFNLGVAQQLAAIALPMIALCEVLGVLLAASALWRSGDAHRGVGRAALQRGEKRHDS, from the coding sequence ATGTTGTCCGCATCGCAAACGATTCTGAACTGGTGTGTCTTGGTTATCGCCGCAGCTTTGCTCGGTCATCTGGTTCATCGCTTTACTGGTTACCCGCGCATGCTGGGTTACACGCTGGTCGGGCTGGTAGGCGGCTGGCTGGGGTTTGGTGATTTGCTATGGCCGCTGCAAGGCAGTACTTTGCTGCTGCTGGAGGTCGCGGTGGGCGTGAGCCTGCTGCTGGCTGCCTCACAGTTGTCCTTGCCCTGGCTGCTGCGCCAGCCGTGGCTGATCTTGCAAAGTCTGGGTGAGTCGCTGCTGACGCTGGCGCTGGTTGGCGGGGTGCTGCGGGTGCTGGGCTGGGATTGGTCTGTGGCTCTGGCGGTGGGCGTAGTGTCCATGGCTGCGTCACCTGCTGTGTTGCTGCGCATTGCCGATGATCTGCGTGCCAGTGGTGCGGTTACCGACAGAAGCCTGCTGCTGGCCACGATCAGCACCTTGCTGGCGCTGCTGGGCGCGCTGGTGTTGACCGTGGTGTTTCTGCCTGTGGCCGCCGCTGCCGGTGGCGGGCTGCAGTTTTCAAGCGCCGGTCTGGGGCGTTTGCTGCTCAGTGTTCTGTTCACCTTGCTCTGGGCTGCGTTGCTGACAGCCGCTTTCTGGCCCGTGCTGCGCTGGCAGTCTTCGCGCAGCGACACCACGGCCTTGTACCTGCTGGCTGCCATGGTCGCAGTGTGTCTGCTGGCCCAGCAATGGGGCGGTTCTGCCGCGCTGGCCTTTATGGTGGCAGGGCTGCTGCTGCGCAATCTCAGCCCCCGGCCGCTGGTCTGGCCTCAGGCCTTTCAGGCCGGCAACGCCATGCTCAATTTGCTGATGTTTGTGCTGGTGGCCAGCATGGCGGCGCAGGTCGGGCTGTCGCTTGCTCTGATTTCAGTCGTGGCAAGCGCCGTACTGGCAAGGCTTGTGGCCAAATTTTCTGCAATTTTGCTACTGGGCAACGGCACGGCCATTGGCTGGCGCAGGCAGTGGCCTGTGGCGTGTGGGCAGATCGCGCTGTCGGGCGTGGCCTTGCTCATGGTGTCTGCGCTGGTGCAGCAATGGTCGGTGTTCAATCTGGGCGTGGCCCAGCAACTGGCGGCGATTGCTCTGCCCATGATTGCCCTGTGCGAGGTGCTGGGCGTGCTGCTGGCTGCCAGCGCCCTGTGGCGCAGCGGCGATGCTCACCGGGGTGTAGGTCGCGCCGCATTGCAAAGAGGGGAGAAGCGCCATGACAGCTGA
- a CDS encoding TIGR03915 family putative DNA repair protein, with protein MDTNPESSSAVSRDFLVIELAQPDDFDGFRQAARVLLALNAEPHAVRWRFCQPLAQQMPTQDLFAADEAGSVVGRALTPDALDQLPLPPTQPLRLGKSQLSTLRLACCHNLAGRFALCYRWLHRLQSDHRLRLDALDSDWREIERLAKAAGREIHKMHAFVRFRPVPGTEADGQAMQIAWFEPEHHVLRAASGFFRRRFPNMRWAILTPQCSVYWDLEQLLLAPGSTADQAPEPDAGEQLWLTYYRSTFNPARLKEQAMQREMPRKYWKNLPEAVLISELVAGARGRTQRMLQT; from the coding sequence ATGGACACAAACCCTGAATCATCCAGCGCTGTATCCCGTGATTTTCTGGTGATCGAGCTGGCCCAGCCGGATGACTTTGACGGCTTTCGTCAGGCTGCCCGAGTGCTGCTGGCCTTGAACGCCGAGCCGCATGCCGTGCGCTGGCGCTTTTGCCAGCCGCTGGCGCAACAGATGCCAACGCAGGATTTGTTTGCCGCCGATGAAGCGGGCAGTGTGGTGGGCAGGGCGCTGACACCCGATGCGCTGGACCAGTTGCCGCTGCCACCGACCCAGCCGTTGCGTCTGGGTAAGAGCCAGCTGTCCACCTTGAGGCTGGCCTGCTGCCACAATCTGGCCGGCCGCTTTGCGCTGTGCTATCGCTGGCTGCATCGTTTGCAGTCAGACCACAGGCTCCGCCTGGATGCTCTGGACAGTGACTGGCGTGAGATCGAACGTCTGGCCAAAGCGGCGGGCCGCGAGATTCACAAAATGCATGCGTTTGTGCGCTTCAGACCTGTTCCCGGGACGGAGGCCGACGGGCAGGCCATGCAAATCGCATGGTTCGAGCCCGAGCACCATGTGCTGCGCGCGGCTTCGGGCTTTTTTCGCCGGCGCTTTCCCAATATGCGCTGGGCAATTCTCACGCCGCAATGCAGTGTTTACTGGGACTTGGAACAGTTGCTGCTTGCCCCTGGCAGCACAGCGGACCAGGCTCCAGAGCCGGACGCGGGCGAGCAACTGTGGCTGACCTATTACCGCTCCACCTTCAACCCGGCACGCCTCAAGGAGCAGGCCATGCAGCGCGAGATGCCGCGAAAATACTGGAAAAACCTGCCTGAAGCAGTGCTGATCAGCGAGCTGGTGGCGGGGGCCCGTGGTCGTACCCAGCGCATGCTGCAAACCTGA
- a CDS encoding putative DNA modification/repair radical SAM protein: METIAKLSILADAAKYDASCASSGVKGRNSLGGKGMGSSEGMGICHSYAPDGRCISLLKILLTNFCIYDCRYCINRKSSNVQRARFTAAEVVALTLDFYRRNCIEGLFLSSGIIQSSDYTMEQLVEVARSLREDHDFRGYIHLKTIPDAAPELLALAGRYADRLSINIELPTPEGLQQLAPEKNAKQIQSAMGDVARHIQLAKQEGRSQAASSIISLPGSQRVRRARPPRYAPGGQSTQMIVGADDASDAAILLTSSGLYGGHGLRRVYYSAFSPIPDASADLPLQAPPLLREHRLYQADWLMRFYGFAHQEIVLPGSGGMLDLELDPKLAWALAHRQHFPMNLNRAPKEWLLRVPGLGVRSVQRLLMARRGRSLRLADLQQLRIATAKVLAFVELADYHPRRADLESPLLRQQLLQRMSHGVVQQKHSGMRLPDMGLSAKTSQLSLFD, from the coding sequence ATGGAAACCATTGCCAAACTCAGCATCCTGGCTGATGCCGCCAAATACGACGCCAGCTGTGCCTCCAGCGGCGTCAAGGGACGCAATTCGCTGGGTGGCAAGGGCATGGGCTCGTCCGAAGGTATGGGCATTTGTCACAGCTACGCGCCAGATGGTCGCTGCATCTCGCTGCTCAAGATCTTGCTGACCAATTTCTGCATTTACGACTGCCGCTACTGCATCAACCGTAAAAGCTCCAACGTTCAGAGGGCGCGCTTTACGGCCGCTGAGGTGGTGGCGCTGACGCTGGACTTCTACCGCCGCAACTGCATTGAGGGGCTGTTTCTATCGAGCGGCATCATTCAATCCAGCGACTACACCATGGAGCAACTGGTGGAGGTGGCGCGCAGCCTGCGTGAAGACCACGACTTTCGTGGCTATATCCATCTCAAGACCATTCCCGATGCAGCGCCCGAGCTGCTGGCGCTGGCGGGCCGCTATGCCGACCGGCTCAGCATCAATATTGAACTGCCCACCCCAGAGGGTCTGCAGCAGCTGGCCCCTGAAAAAAACGCCAAGCAGATTCAGTCGGCCATGGGCGATGTGGCCCGGCATATCCAGCTTGCCAAGCAAGAAGGCCGTTCTCAGGCGGCGAGCAGCATCATCTCGCTGCCCGGTAGCCAGCGCGTGCGCCGCGCCAGGCCGCCGCGCTATGCCCCGGGCGGGCAGAGCACGCAGATGATTGTGGGGGCGGACGATGCCAGCGATGCCGCCATTTTGCTCACCAGCAGCGGCCTGTACGGCGGCCACGGGCTGCGGCGCGTGTATTACTCGGCCTTCAGTCCCATTCCCGATGCCTCGGCTGATTTGCCGTTGCAGGCACCACCACTGCTGCGTGAGCACCGGCTGTATCAGGCGGACTGGCTGATGCGCTTTTATGGCTTCGCCCATCAAGAAATCGTGCTGCCCGGCAGCGGCGGCATGCTGGACCTGGAGCTGGATCCCAAACTGGCCTGGGCGCTGGCGCATAGGCAGCACTTTCCCATGAACCTCAACCGTGCGCCCAAGGAGTGGCTGCTGCGCGTGCCCGGTCTGGGCGTGCGCAGCGTGCAGCGCTTGTTGATGGCGCGGCGGGGGCGCAGCTTGCGGCTGGCCGATCTGCAGCAGCTGCGCATTGCCACGGCCAAGGTGCTGGCCTTTGTGGAGCTGGCGGACTACCACCCGCGCCGCGCTGATCTGGAAAGCCCGCTGCTGCGCCAGCAATTGCTGCAGCGCATGAGTCATGGCGTGGTTCAACAAAAGCATAGCGGTATGCGCTTGCCAGATATGGGCTTGAGCGCAAAAACATCTCAGCTTTCTTTGTTTGACTGA